Proteins encoded together in one Asterias rubens chromosome 4, eAstRub1.3, whole genome shotgun sequence window:
- the LOC117288818 gene encoding cysteine and histidine-rich protein 1-B-like has translation MAEIIVPGPLNLIENPSVSSQEIGDCSEPPLKKSKIDVAEEQGEDLEQRLNEILCCSVCLDLPVNLVYQCVNGHLMCAGCFTHVLADARLKDEQSTCPNCRCEIGKTLCSRNLAVEKTVSELPSLCEHCSCKLPRNVLEHHQRSDCPQRTVKCAYHSIGCLWQGAHCESSDHEKECEFPQKSGAEVLETVKELSHGFKEEIRGYLNIVNLLSFEKIAFTDLQLRPYRTDDFITKLYYETSRFTSLNQQWVLKARINDSERNPLHSTNRHLTYQMILKSRVNNPVTFHFMILSGPFTDIKVKPEVYRFEFSGDRSESPLQLMPLVNPADGNKLLAAKTINVRLIMFQVQK, from the exons ATGGCGGAAATAATTGTACCAGGGCCTTTAAATTTAATCGAGAATCCCTCGGTTTCTAGTCAAGAAATAGGCGATTGTTCAGAACCACCGCTGAAGAAATCGAAGATCGACGTGGCTGAAGAACAAGGGGAAGATTTGGAGCAGAGGCTGAACGAAATCCTGTGCTGCTCGGTCTGTCTGGACTTGCCCGTAAATTTAGTTTATCAG TGCGTCAATGGACATTTGATGTGCGCAGGGTGCTTCACACACGTCCTTGCAGATGCCCGGCTCAAAGATGAACAGTCGACATGCCCCAACTGTCGTTGTGAAATCGGGAAGACGTTGTGCAGCCGGAACCTCGCCGTGGAGAAGACAGTGAGTGAGCTGCCGTCGCTGTGCGAGCACTGCTCCTGCAAACTACCCCGGAACGTTTTGGAGCACCACCAGCGCTCTGACTGTCCGCAAAG AACTGTCAAATGTGCGTACCACTCCATTGGCTGCCTGTGGCAGGGGGCCCACTGCGAGTCCAGTGATCACGAGAAGGAGTGTGAGTTCCCTCAAAAGAGCGGGGCGGAGGTTTTGGAGACGGTCAAGGAGCTTAGCCACGGCTTTAAAGAAGAGATCAGGGGCTACCTTAACATTGTCAACCTGTTGTCCTTTGAGAAGATTGCATTTACTG ATTTGCAGCTACGTCCGTATCGTACTGATGATTTCATCACCAAGCTGTACTACGAGACGAGTCGCTTTACGTCCCTCAATCAGCAGTGGGTGCTCAAAGCGCGCATCAACGACAGCGAGCGCAACCCGCTGCACTCGACCAATCGTCATCTGACGTACCAGATGATTCTCAAGAGTAGAGTCAACAATCCCGTGACCTTCCACTTCATGATCTTGAGCGGACCGTTCACTGATATCAAGGTCAAGCCGGAGGTCTATCGCTTTGAGTTCAGCGGGGACAGGTCGGAGAGCCCGCTTCAGCTCATGCCATTGGTCAATCCTGCCGATGGGAATAAACTATTGGCTGCAAAGACTATCAATGTCAGGCTTATAATGTTCCAGGTGcagaagtaa
- the LOC117289559 gene encoding uncharacterized protein LOC117289559 — translation MQQTSTAISDLILAFTSFGTAFSLLRLNTFASVGFFLMGAAASCGVYRFSRTTPSNQVLYWHQTMAWVATILGMSLVASGFHRHYNNSIMSAIHMGSALALMILSSATSILTSNTQALLVSSVSSAAVVSIGVFSALHTNPFGILGAVFYVVAGAVGTKGEFAGVLCVDWFHFVLAFANVVFFRAFNYDNAHVFYKEG, via the coding sequence ATGCAGCAAACGAGCACGGCAATCTCGGACCTGATCCTGGCCTTCACTTCATTCGGAACAGCCTTTTCTCTCCTACGTCTGAACACTTTTGCCTCCGTCGGATTCTTCCTCATGGGGGCTGCTGCGAGCTGTGGTGTCTACCGCTTCAGCCGGACGACACCCAGTAACCAGGTTCTGTACTGGCATCAAACGATGGCCTGGGTTGCTACCATCCTTGGGATGTCACTAGTAGCGAGCGGATTCCATCGACACTATAACAACTCCATCATGTCCGCTATTCATATGGGAAGTGCCTTAGCTCTAATGATCCTCTCCAGTGCAACAAGCATCCTGACCTCAAACACACAAGCACttctagtgtccagtgtctcgtCCGCAGCCGTTGTCTCCATAGGTGTCTTCAGTGCTCTCCACACTAACCCGTTTGGGATCTTAGGCGCTGTGTTTTATGTCGTAGCCGGAGCGGTTGGAACCAAGGGAGAATTTGCCGGTGTTCTATGTGTAGACTGGTTCCATTTTGTGCTAGCATTCGccaatgttgtgttttttagaGCTTTTAACTATGACAATGCACATGTTTTCTACAAAGAAGGTTGA